CTTGTTATTAGGATTAGTCACCGATAAATAGTAAAATATCAGATGAACATACAAAACTTGGAAAAGGAAGATTTTAGAGACTGTGAACATACATAGTAAAAGTAAACATTGATTCTGGCATTTATGCGCCCCAAATGTGCCTCCATTGCCAGTAACTATATGGTTATGTGGCGTGGCGTGTTAGTCAAATTGCACGTTGCATAATGTTCTAATTCTAAAATAGAAATTAAGTAGTACTGGTTGGTCTAGAAATTCCTGTTTGTATAGGTTCTGCTCTGGAAGTGTTTTACAGACCAGCTTTTGTATTGATAGTGCTGCTGGGAATCCCTGTTGTTCGCCCATGAATATATGAACCATATGTTTTGGAGACACCAAGACAAAACTTTTGGTGAATTGGTTGGTTTCGTTGGTGACAATTAATTGTATCTTATAGGATAAATTGGCATATTTTCGGATAAAGGAGCTCAAAGATGTTCTGAATCAGCTTGGTCTTTCAAAGCAGGGGAAGAAGCAGGTTTGAACTTTTTCCATGCATTTTTGGGATTGCTGGTTGAAACACAGCTTCCTtgctttttgtttaatttactGGCTGATGCTTTTACCTTTCATACCTTGCTACATTATCACTCCTAGAGGGAGGCCTGTAATATTAATCGTATTGTTTTCCGTGGTTATTGCAGTTTTTATGGCATGTCCTCCTCTTTATCTACATGTTGATTAATTTAGGGCTCTCTGCACATGCTGAGTTTAGTTAGTCCTCCTTGCCTGTTgttgataaaatgataaaatgatgttGCCGTTAGAGCTGTCTCTTTTTGCCTTGAAATAGGAGggcttttcttttccttttctctgACTAACacattaattaataacttaattgGCCAAAGCTTCTGCAAGGAAATAAGTATTTTCAAGTAGTAACAAAAGCTGAAACAAGCAGCTTCTCCTGAAAGCAAGTGGTTTTGGTTTTTTAGGACCAGATTACCCAAATTATAAGTTCATCTCCACCAAAGAAACTAGTGTAGTAACTTGCCTTTCGTTATTTTACACTTGAAAGTacttcatgaaaatgttgtccAAACACGTATGACTAACAAAAGTACTCCTCACATGATTTAGCCAAACAAAAAACCAGTACTGTCTAAGCATTTTTTTGTAAAACCACTTTTAGTAAGAAGTGCTTCTCAAGTAAGCTGACGTTTAAAACAATTTTGGTAGGAAGTACTTCTCAATAAGCTGGTTTCTGCAGTTTATAGATTCATGATTATGCATAGGCTAGTTATGTTCCTGCACAACACATGTTACATCGATATGTTAGTTTGTGACACTTGTATTTGGTATTGCAGGACCTTGTTGATCGCATATTAGCTACACTCTCTGATGAACGAGGTGAGCTGCTCCATTTCTTGCTTGAAGAAGCTGTTGGGAAATGTTAGACGCGTCTGGTTTGTTGGTGGTTTTCTTTGTGTTTCACCATTCTCtgttttcatttacttttttttttttttttataaaatatgccAATCTTGTGCTGGAGTTGCTAAAGATACAGAGTCATTCCTCTTGGatattcttttttcaatttgatgTAACGGGTTTCCTCACTATTCAATCTTGACTAATGTATCCTCAGTCCATCACATAAAAAATCTTACCCATTTTTCATAATTAGATCTTCGCACTGTCTTGGTGGACATTGTGTGATAACAACAACAGTATACCTGTTATCCCACAAGTGTGGTTTGGGGAGGGTAGGATGTATGTAGACCTTACTCCTACTTTTGTGGGGGGTGTTATGATAGTGAAATGCTTAAAAACTGAAGCATTCATGTACTTGTTAATTGTGGGTATCTTGTactgtgtgtgtgtatatatatatatacatgacatgaaaaaaataaatatatatgtatcttgCTCTTAGCTAGAAGATGTGTTTGAACACACAGCCAAAATTGATGACCGATTCTCACATATTTCTTCGCTGCTGAACAGCTTCAGGATTGTTCCCAAAGAGAAACAGTGTTGGGAAGGAAGACGTTGCAAAACTTGTTGATGACATTTACAGGTATAAAGCAGTTTCAATCTCAGGACACACTTATCTAAAAGGGGGAAAATGGACTTTGATGTTTAAGACCCCTATCCAATTATTCAGTCTGTTGGACATGTTCGTCAACAATAATTCCTTTTAAGCTTAAGATTTGAGTGCAGAAGGAAGATTTTTTGCCTCTTAATTGGTACTCGAAGAAATTCTTCATTTTTGTGTATAGTGATGAGTGATCTTTCTTCATAACAATAACATACCCAACAGGCACAGTGTACCACAAGTGGAGTTTGGAAGGGTGGATGTATGCTGATGACCATACTCCTACCTCTGTGTGGTGGTTGGGATGGGGTGTAGAGAGGCTATGTCCTATAAAGCAGGgtttcaagaaaaatatgacAACAGAATAGCAAGATACAAAGCAAATACAACAACAAATAGTAATAGTGTAATGCACAATGAAGAGTAAGAGACTATGCAACTACTATATACTACTAGTAATGAGAAGAGGAGAGGAAGAAGCTAACCCCCTACCTCTCCCACATTAAGTGCGACAACACTTTGGTATCTACTAACTTCCTACCTTAAGCAATTACTTCCAATGCATATTGATCTTTCTACGTCTGCCAGAAAAATGCAGGTGTCTGGGGCGACGGGGGCAACTGGGGCAACTGACCTAGCATCAAAGTCGCAAGTTGTCTCCGATACCAGTAATGTGAAGTTGAAGGAGGAGATTGAAGACACTTACCACATGAAAATTCGCTGTGTGTGTACAAGCTCATTACAAACTGAAACAATGATTCAGGTTTTACCTCTGCACTGATTGCCCTTATATCTTCTACTCGTTTTTATGAACATGCATCTTCTTTTTTGCGTACAAATATGCACATCTTCAGTGTATTATTTTGAGTGTGCAAACATCCTTTTGAGCTCTGATTCTCTTTCAAAAGATATACCAAATCTGCTTATGTACTGGAAAGCTGCGTAATTACTTATAATATTTCCCAGTTGGACCGGTACACCATTGCATCTTTAACATGGTAGACTATCATGCTTATCTGTTAATTGCATGTGTGTTGTCATCATGATGAAGCTGTGATCTCAGCGTAAAGTATgcgtttttgaaaaataaattctgCCACGATGAGGGATGTGCTGGACATAGTGTCAGCTTGAACATTTGAAGCTTCTGTTTCTTGTACTTGATGTATTACATTTGTGTCTCATGATGTTATCATGCTTGCAGTGTGAAGACAGAAGATGTCACACATGGCAACATATTCGTTGTGTTGTCATACCAGAGAAGCCAATGGAGGGTGGTGATCCACCAATTCCGCCTACTACTTTTTACTGTGAAGTGTGCAGACTGGTTCGTGCTGACCCGTAAGTGTTACCTTTGGTGTTCAATTCACTTTTATCGGTTCCTTTTACTGGAGGGATTGTATGATTTGGCTGCATATCCATTTACTGGAGTGTTGCATTGTACTTGTGGCTATGAAGGATTTTTCTTGTCAAATAAATTGTGTTCTCGAAATGTCTTAGATATCAAATACATACTACAGTTCTCTTCAACTCATAAAAGGTGTCTCCTGACATTGCTATTATTTAAAATCTTTGATATCTTAAGAAGAACAATTTGACATCAAGGCTGCAATTGATTGCTTTTCCCCTCTGAGATGAGCCAATGTATTGGAGATAAGAGAAGTGGGCTGACTCTCCTTATATTATGTAGAAACCAAAGGCTGTGATGGGTTATAGgggtgatattgttccatctgTAAACAATGACGCGATCTTAGTAGTTGAGAAAGTTGTTAGCATTAGCTGATTTGAGAACCTTAACTGATGCaacttttatgttattttatgcaATTGCTCTGAAATCTCATTTGGGTAAAAACATTTTGCCTTGTATTGAAATTTTCACATTCATAGCATGTGAAGTTTATAACTTGTTACCCATAAGCTCGCTAAACGTGTGAGTGCTAACCTGGGATTTTCAGTTCATGGCGGTAAGACCTGACACTTCATTTACCATGAATATGGATACTTAAATGACCACTTTGATGTGGCTTTACTTTGTTACATACATGATTTATATGGTACTGCTTGTTTCACCTTCCATAACTGAATTCCCTATATGCAGCTTCTGGGTGACAATGGGACACCCTTTGTATCCTGCAAAGTTGGCTATTACAAGCGTTCCTGCCGATGGGTTAGTTACCTGCAACTTCGTTTTTGATGTCTATCCTGTTCTTTATTATTGCTGCACCTCTTTTTGCTTGGCTTAATTTGTTTATGCGGTTAATTCTGTGAAGATTTGGGACATGCAGTTTCTAATACTTGTTCTTGCTACTATTAATTGGGAGAGATTTTTGTTTGTGTTTCTCTGAAACGATGTTAAAGGATGACCTTTCCTTTCCACAAAGTGATTGGTGCATTTCCATATTATCCTCAATATTCCATGGGGATGAGTGTGGTGGGATGGAAgccaaaaaagaaatgaaaaaaaaaggaaggcaACTTTTCTATAACCTACTTTTGATTCAAGAGCAAGTCATTAGGTGGTTAGTGAATTTCGAAAAGTGATGAAAAAGACTCCAAACACTAGTTTGTCTTGTATCTTGGGCATGCAAGATTTTAGTGTTTAAGTGCAAGTCTTGGATCTGTTTGCATCTGTATTTGTATGTTTTCCCCTAGGTCGGAAGTTTGTGCAATTCAAGGTGATGAAATCATGTCATAGCTTGACCATATTAAGTTAGCTTCATCATTTATGTGAGAACAGGTTAGCAGTTTGAACTTCCAGTTGCATGCAAGATAGATTGCTCTTCTTAAATGTATGATTTTGCATTTCTTTGTTGTCTGTTCGATGATAGAGTTTTTGGTGTGTGACATGAGTAAGCCTTTTCTGTCTTTGTGGCAAATGGTCCCATGAATGTAAGAGCCAGGATTCTCAGATATTTGTTGTTAAGAGGATTTATGCTTCTATTTTCCTCACTGAATTACTTGCTCTATCATCCACAAGGCATGTTCTGCTTTGTTATTGTTCTGTATTTGTAGCTAAACAAGTATGTAATTTCTTTCCTAATTTACTTATTTCATCTGTGAATTTTCAGGACGAACCCTGTGCAGAGTATCGAGAAAACATTTCAGATCACTAGAGCTGACAGAGACTTGTTGGCGAAACAGGAATATGATCTCCAGGTTGTTGGTTTTCCTGGTGATGGTTTAAGATAAAGAAGTCCTTTTATATTCATTGTGTTCGTTCTTCAAACTTGTCAGGCTTGGTGCATGCTTCTCAACGACAAGGTACAATTTAGAATGCAGTGGCCTCAATATGCAGATTTGCAGGTGAATGGTATGCTCTGTCCTATGTTGCTTCGTTTTTAATCCTGATCCAATTGAAAGTGAATGCTTAAGTTATGTTCTTCTTAATAGCTTTCTTCTTTCATGGAAAAATATAATGTCTTGTGTTTTCTTTCAAGTTCGTAGTTTCTTGGCCTTAATAAGAACTCGGAGGGGTGAGGTAAACATGATATTGTGTTCTGGGGTTCTTCTTACCATTCTTAACTGAAAATATTGTCTACTCAACTTTTCCCCATGTATTCTTCTGCAAAGACTCAATTGCCATAAATCAAGTGAAGATTgcatttacaattttttttggttctaGAAGATCTTTCCCTTGTGCATTAACTTCAGTTGAATCTCAACCAACAGGGGTTCCAGTGCGCGCGATAAATAGACCTGGCTCTCAATTGCTGGGTGCTAATGGTCGAGATGATGGCCCTATAGTGAGTATTAATTACATGCACTTCTGTTTCTGCCTCTTGGAAAGTGAATTGTTGTGTGTGTATTTGGGTATGTGCACTTCCACTTTGGTGTATATTTATCTTCAAGTGTTGTGTAGGCATGCTGAAATTTAATAAGTAGCAAATCTTATTGTTCCATATGAACTCCAGATAAATGTGTGAAGTGTAATGCAAGTTTACACAATTGATTGGTCAAATTGGTCTCAGAAAAGTGTTTGGGATAAATCATTCAgcgttctttttttctttcaggaacattttatagatattttataGATATTTCTCTCAATTCGCACCTTACCTTTTTATCAGATCACACCATGCACCAGAGATGGAATCAACAAGGTCACATTAACAGGATGTGATGCTCGTGTCTTTTGCTTGGGGGTCAGACTTGTGAAGCGGCGAACTGTTCAGCAGGTAGTTAAGTTTGACCAACATTATGCATTATGTAGATTCTCTTGCAAAAACCTTTTTTACCTGTTGTTTTTTAGTATTCAGTTGAAGTCTTACTTTGTTAATTAGTCGATTATTATTTCGCTTAGAGCACACTAGTCAGATGTCAAAGATATTTACAATGTATGAATATAGCTCAACCACCACGCTCATCTATCAAGCAAGTCCAACAACCGATATAAAAGGCATTTTCCCTTGCACCACAAATATAAATGAAAGGAAAAGACTGTCTTATTACATTTTACCCCCCAAATTATCCCAAGGAGAGCTTGATCTTAGCCTAAAGGCCgagaaatttattttctattgagAATTTTGTCTTAAAATTATCCAAAGGAGGCACAGCTGCATTGCTCTTCATGTGCCTTTGTTTTACTTCGATCTACTCGCTGTCACCTGCTGATAATACTTCCTCCTGCTGTTAATTGCCTCAAGAGGCTGAGATACTAACCAATTGATATTATATGGCGAGAGCACAAGTGTCCAGAAGTTGAGGCAAATTTGTAATAAATAAGGACACAATTTATGTTTTCCCCATCCTGTGCCTGGATAGTACCATCTCACAACAATCCGCTTCTTCTTTCAAAATATGTTTGGTGAGTACTTACATTTCAAGCTTCAcattatatattaagaaaacaacTTTTGGCGGTACCTTCACGTTTCATAACATCTTTACTATTGTATAATTTCTCCTCAAAATGATTCTATTTCCCAATTCCCACCCACTGTATCATGCGATCTTCTGCCTCTCCCTCTACTAAGCATTCATACATCAGCTGTAGGAGCTTGTATACCTTGTCATGTTCTGATCTTGGATGGCTCCATGAAGTTTATATCCCACTAGACCCCATTTTTATTCTTACCCAGATAATCAGTTCATTATCATTTGTCAAACCAAAAACATGTAGAGATGCTATTTTCAAAGTCGTGTGCCCCACACTACATGTGaacataaagaaaaaacatCGTTTTTGACAATGTAGCTGCGGAAACCTATGAATTTGTAACTCTTTTTTTCCACAACATTACATCAATAATCCTTTACATGTGAGAATATCTATTGATTCATGTCCCATTTAAAGTGGTTATCGCCCTTCTCATAGTGCATTCTCATGGATAACTCCAGATCCACTTCTTTAGTATTGCATCATTATAGGAGGGCTACTGTAGACTTTTGTAAACCTCTTTGATaggtgaatttttttctttttgtcgaATAATATTCCATTTTTAACAAAGGAAAAAATATCATTTCAGTTCCCTCTCCGTTCCTTCACAGGAAAAATCATTCTCTATTTTCTATTGCTATTGTTGATGGCATATACAAATATGGACATGTACCTTGATATGCTTGAATGAATGGATTTCAATGGTATTATCTTTGTCTTGGAAAATATAGTGTCTTCCAACAAGCTCCCAGGGTGTGGCCAATGAAGTGGGTTGAGAACCATGAGGGTTCAACTTTAAATCCCAGCAAGAGACcgaaaaacactaggtgatgtCTTCCCATATGTTCCTGCCTTGGTGGAAGATACCGGTATCTGTTGCTGGTGGGAGGTGGAATGTGTCTCGTGGAACTAGTCGAGGTGCATGTAAGCTGACCCAGATACCATGGTTAACTTGTAGATGGTGTGTCCATTTTCGAATACAAAAACTTGCCAATTTTGGATTTCTTGTAGCTTCCCCATTAGTACAAATTCTGTTTTGTGTATATTGATATTTCAAACCACTAGTATTTTTGAGAGTACCAAGGTCAACccaaaacttttcatgaaactAAAGAGGAACAGATACAGACTAGTGGAGACAATTCCTTTTCTCCTCATTCAAAGGAGGCATAAAGGGAGTTATTctgaattataataatttagcTGATGATTTGCAATATCTAGCCAGACCTCTACTTTTTCCTGAATCCATTTGTCTCTAGCATAGAAATTTGGAACCAATTGAATGATGTATGCTTCCTTAGTGTCCTACTTGCACAGCACACCTGTGTCCATTTCCTTAAAAGGCACATGCATtatcaatatcataaaatattcaGTAATTCTCCCAGAAGAAGTCCATTCTGCAATGTTTCTCCCAGAATTACATTCTGAAATGATGATACATGGTGTCCATCACTAGTACTAATCTTTTATCTAAGACATTGATTAGTACTCTATGAGCTATCTCCTCAGCTGCCTTTTGAGCTCCTCCATACACAGTTCCTTCCTCCTCTGATCTCCTTATCCAAGTTTATGaagtatttttgttttgttgctGACCAATTTTCCCTCATCTTCCTTGTTTCACTTATTTAAATCATTTCTTAAAACACTCGTGCTCCAATACAATCTCTGCACATTCTTCACAACCTTCGGACTGTGATATGATACAGgtaccaaaatctttttctgtAAGGTAATGGAAAATCTGTCTGCCCATTCACTGGATGGTAAGGTTTTCTTTACAGGACATGATTCTGTCTGATTATAGAGAATTAAGCAAttaatcattttcttgatttcaagATTATACTGATGCCTATAGTAGCTGTTAGCATTAATCAATCTATTTCTGTTTTTAAGAAGTGTGCTGGTGCTGCTCGAGATCCCTGTCAGTCCCTTCCAACTGTGGCCTTGATATTTCTGATATTGTTCTTCTCCCCAAAAATAATATTCACGATATtgttgtaaaaatataaaaattcctGATAGCTTACCATTTACATCACCATAGACTTGTTAACAAACAAGGGATCTTAGATCTTATCTATGGACTGTTTCATGTTTATGATATACCTTTGTTTTATTGTTAGGTTCTTagtatgataccgaaggtgtcaGATGGTGAGAAATTTGAAGATGCCCTTGCTCGCGTTCGTCGCTGTGTTGGTGGTGGGACAGCCACGGAAAATGCTGATAGTGATAGTGATCTGGAAGTTGTTGCTGATTGTATTCCTGTCAATCTTCGCTGCCCTGTAAGTGCATACTGAAGTTATAATCCTGTTTACAGCATATCTATTAGTTAGTGTTGTTTGGTTTATCGTTGTGTTATCTCTCGGTGTATTTGTTACTGTGTCTCTTCCTCACTTAGTGGGCTTTTTGGTTTGTTCAAAGTAAGACAATCAAGCTGCAAGCTAGTGTAATTGCATACAATGTGGTCGTAGCTGTTATCCTAGAGGTCATATGCTTCAGATTCAAGAACCTCCATTAGGCACAATCTTAGTCATAGATGCGATTCAAGTGTTTATTTGGTGGTTTGAACAAGAAACCACAGGATCAACCTTTTGGGCATATCACCTGATCAAGATAACATGGTGGAGCACTGGCTTCCCTTTTATTCTTCCATCTATACTAGTGTCCACCACGTCTCTTGctattattatatgtattaatttttctGGAGGAGGATAGCATGTCCGCGTTCAAATAATTTGGATTCTAATTGGATTTTGTCCTCTATATTGCTTTGTTGCCTTTTGTGTATTGCTGTGTAATGCAGCACAAGTCTCAGGgttcaattttcttttctatGTGCATACCAGATGAGTGGTTCAAGGATGAAAATTGCTGGAAGATTCAAACCTTGTATACACATGGGCTGCTTTGATCTTGACGTCTTTGTTGAAATGAATCAAAGGTCGAGGAAGGCAAGCAACTATAACCCATATCTGAACTAATGTCTCAAGTTCCCATCGTATATCCATCGGATATCATTTATTGACAAATCTTGTTCATGTGATGCAGTGGCAATGCCCTATCTGTCTTAAGAACTACTCTTTGGAGCATGTTATCATAGATCCATATTTCAATCGAATTACTTCTCAGGTATTGCTTGGTTATTTTTGGGGATAGTAACTTTGTTTTAGCATTTAGCTGAACTTTTGTGCGGTTTCACGATGTAGATGCGTAGTTGTGGAGAAGATGTCACAGAAATCGAAGTGAAACCTGATGGTTCTTGGCGCGCGAAGACAGAATCTGATCGAAGGAGTCTTGGAGATCTTGGACGTTGGCATTTACCTGATGGGTCTCTGAGTGAATCTCCAGATATAGAGTCGAAGCCTAAGCCTGAAATTCTTAAGCAGGTTAAACAGGAAGGAGGCTCTGATGGAAATGGCCTTAAAGTTGGATTGAAGAAGAACAGGGACGGATTGTGGGAAATCAGCAAACCTGAAGACCAGACATTTTCATCTGGAAATAGATTGAGAGAAAATTTTGGTCAGGATGTCATTCCAATGAGCAGCAGTGCCACTGGAAGTGGCAAAGAAGGTGAAGATCGCAGTGTTAATCAGGATGGTAATGGGAACCTTGAATTCTCGAACAATGCATTTGATCTTGAGGCCATCTCTCTTAATATTGACCCACCATATGGTTTTGGCAACGGAAATCCGTCAATACCAGCAGGAGATGCTGAAGTTATTGTACTAAGTGATTCTGATGAAGAGAATGAGCCAATTATCCCATCTGGAGCTGTCTTTAATAACAACCATAGTGATGCACCTGTAGTTTCTTTTCCAGCTCAACCACTAGGAATTCCGGATTCTTTTCATGATTCTGCGCTTGTTAACGGTGGGAATTCATGCCTGGGGCTGTTCAATTCTAATGACGATGAATTTGGGATGAACTTGTGGTCTTTGCCTTCTGGAACCCAAGGTGGCCCTGGTTTTCAGTTATTTAGTTCTGATGCTGATGTTTCAGGATCTTTAGTAGATGTGCAACATGAATCTATTAACTGTACCAGTTCTATGAGTGGGTACGGGTTGGGTGCAGAGAGTGGCATTGGATCTGCTTCTCTTCTTCCTGAAACATACACCGATCGCCCTAATGCTGATATAAATGATAGTTTAGTTGATAATCCCCTTGGATTTAGTGGCAATGATccctcacttcaaatatttcttccTACTAGACCATCAATTACGTCAGTCGAGGCTGCGAGGGATCAGCCTGATGTTTCAAATGGCGTTGGTACTGAGGATTGGATCTCACTTAGGCTTGGTGGTGATGGAGGGGTTCCTGGTGATACTGCAGTTGCAAATGGGTTAAGCTCTGGGCAGCAAGTACAAACTAAAGACACTGCGTTGGACTCATTGGCTGACACTGGTATTTCCTGTTGttctttaccttttttttttttcctttttggagGGGTGGGGGTGTGAGGAGAGCATGGATAAATGATCCACGCTTGCTTGAATTAGCATTGTGAGTTTTGCACTTTTGCcgcaaaataaaaaagaattggtaaaaaaaaaaaactagttagGTGATTATTATTGTTTAGATGTACAACAGGTTTAGTTGAGAAACTGCAGTACAAGCACAATTCACAGAGTATTGCAGTGTTGTTCTTTTAGAGATGGTTTACTTTTCCTGGTAGATATTCTTATGAGAGCTAAGATTTGTTGTCAGAAGTTctgttttgattcatgtattgGAGCCATTCTAAATGTAGGTAGTGATGCTCCTGTCTGTGCAGCTTCATTGCTTATTGGTATGAATGACAGCAGATCAACTAAGAGCAGTAGAGAACGATCAGATAGTCCTTTTACATTTCCTCGTCAACGTCGTTCTGTAAGACCAAGATTGTATCTAAGTATTGATTCGGATTCTGAATAGGAGCAGATTCCATGGTGGCAGAACAATGATTACTGTTGCTAAGCAAAGACATTGGATATGACGAGATGAGGTTGCTAGTGAACACAAATTGGTCAACAAGAAACTATCTTCTCACATCTGTGCTGGCGACGTAGGAGTTTTCTTAGTGGTATGTGCTCCAACCTGCAAATATGTCATGTCATGCTCCCAATTCCCTGGCGTCCTCACCTCACTTTCTTTTCCATTGCAAACAGGAccaatcttattttttttctcttccgTTTCCGGATGGAATACTTGGAAGGTGACTCGCTGGTGAACTGTAAATTTTGGACAGCTTAGCTCAGGACAAGATCTTCTAGTAACGTCCACTGGTAAATCCGGAGGGGGAGGCATTTTAGCGCTTTGAGATCTCCTCTTGCCATTTGTGAAGCCAGTAGCCTGTAAATCGGTTTAATTAAACTAACTTACAAAAATGTATAATGTTTTGAATGTGTTTAACCGTTAATGGACCTTTTAAGGTCGGGCTCAATATCCTGATAATTTTGGTGCGAAGGAAGGTGGTAAAAGGAATAGTGATAGACTCTTTGATTTCGGTTCTTTATTTTTAGTTGATGCATTTAGAATAGGTAAGGATTGTGGAACCCGTGATAAGAGCTTGTTCTATGATAATGTCCTGTAGGTGGCGGGGTATTTTGCGTAACCCTTGTTTGTCTCAGTTGTCTATAATTGCTACTACAAGTTTTTCCTTTATGCCTGTGTTAATTTATAGAAACTGGCGTGTAGTAAATTTATCAAACATAGTCTATTGATCATATTTTAAGAAGTTTGACTGATATACatgagaaaatgaaaataatcttGAATTCTTGTTTTATGATGGAGAAACTTGAAAAACATAGTAATAAAGTTTGTCTTGTAGAAATAATGAG
The DNA window shown above is from Solanum lycopersicum chromosome 11, SLM_r2.1 and carries:
- the SIZ1 gene encoding E3 SUMO-protein ligase SIZ1 isoform X1, coding for MDLVASCKDKLAYFRIKELKDVLNQLGLSKQGKKQDLVDRILATLSDERASGLFPKRNSVGKEDVAKLVDDIYRKMQVSGATGATGATDLASKSQVVSDTSNVKLKEEIEDTYHMKIRCVCTSSLQTETMIQCEDRRCHTWQHIRCVVIPEKPMEGGDPPIPPTTFYCEVCRLVRADPFWVTMGHPLYPAKLAITSVPADGTNPVQSIEKTFQITRADRDLLAKQEYDLQAWCMLLNDKVQFRMQWPQYADLQVNGVPVRAINRPGSQLLGANGRDDGPIITPCTRDGINKVTLTGCDARVFCLGVRLVKRRTVQQVLSMIPKVSDGEKFEDALARVRRCVGGGTATENADSDSDLEVVADCIPVNLRCPMSGSRMKIAGRFKPCIHMGCFDLDVFVEMNQRSRKWQCPICLKNYSLEHVIIDPYFNRITSQMRSCGEDVTEIEVKPDGSWRAKTESDRRSLGDLGRWHLPDGSLSESPDIESKPKPEILKQVKQEGGSDGNGLKVGLKKNRDGLWEISKPEDQTFSSGNRLRENFGQDVIPMSSSATGSGKEGEDRSVNQDGNGNLEFSNNAFDLEAISLNIDPPYGFGNGNPSIPAGDAEVIVLSDSDEENEPIIPSGAVFNNNHSDAPVVSFPAQPLGIPDSFHDSALVNGGNSCLGLFNSNDDEFGMNLWSLPSGTQGGPGFQLFSSDADVSGSLVDVQHESINCTSSMSGYGLGAESGIGSASLLPETYTDRPNADINDSLVDNPLGFSGNDPSLQIFLPTRPSITSVEAARDQPDVSNGVGTEDWISLRLGGDGGVPGDTAVANGLSSGQQVQTKDTALDSLADTGSDAPVCAASLLIGMNDSRSTKSSRERSDSPFTFPRQRRSVRPRLYLSIDSDSE
- the SIZ1 gene encoding E3 SUMO-protein ligase SIZ1 isoform X3, producing MDLVASCKDKLAYFRIKELKDVLNQLGLSKQGKKQDLVDRILATLSDERASGLFPKRNSVGKEDVAKLVDDIYRKMQVSGATGATGATDLASKSQVVSDTSNVKLKEEIEDTYHMKIRCVCTSSLQTETMIQCEDRRCHTWQHIRCVVIPEKPMEGGDPPIPPTTFYCEVCRLVRADPFWVTMGHPLYPAKLAITSVPADGTNPVQSIEKTFQITRADRDLLAKQEYDLQAWCMLLNDKVQFRMQWPQYADLQVNGVPVRAINRPGSQLLGANGRDDGPIITPCTRDGINKVTLTGCDARVFCLGVRLVKRRTVQQVLSMIPKVSDGEKFEDALARVRRCVGGGTATENADSDSDLEVVADCIPVNLRCPMSGSRMKIAGRFKPCIHMGCFDLDVFVEMNQRSRKWQCPICLKNYSLEHVIIDPYFNRITSQMRSCGEDVTEIEVKPDGSWRAKTESDRRSLGDLGRWHLPDGSLSESPDIESKPKPEILKQVKQEGGSDGNGLKVGLKKNRDGLWEISKPEDQTFSSGNRLRENFGQDVIPMSSSATGSGKEGEDRSVNQDGNGNLEFSNNAFDLEAISLNIDPPYGFGNGNPSIPAGDAEVIVLSDSDEENEPIIPSGAVFNNNHSDAPVVSFPAQPLGIPDSFHDSALVNGGNSCLGLFNSNDDEFGMNLWSLPSGTQGGPGFQLFSSDADVSGSLVDVQHESINCTSSMSGYGLGAESGIGSASLLPETYTDRPNADINDSLVDNPLGFSGNDPSLQIFLPTRPSITSVEAARDQPDVSNGVGTEDWISLRLGGDGGVPGDTAVANGLSSGQQVQTKDTALDSLADTGADSMVAEQ
- the SIZ1 gene encoding E3 SUMO-protein ligase SIZ1 isoform X2, translating into MDLVASCKDKLAYFRIKELKDVLNQLGLSKQGKKQDLVDRILATLSDERASGLFPKRNSVGKEDVAKLVDDIYRKMQVSGATGATGATDLASKSQVVSDTSNVKLKEEIEDTYHMKIRCVCTSSLQTETMIQCEDRRCHTWQHIRCVVIPEKPMEGGDPPIPPTTFYCEVCRLVRADPFWVTMGHPLYPAKLAITSVPADGTNPVQSIEKTFQITRADRDLLAKQEYDLQAWCMLLNDKVQFRMQWPQYADLQVNGVPVRAINRPGSQLLGANGRDDGPIITPCTRDGINKVTLTGCDARVFCLGVRLVKRRTVQQVLSMIPKVSDGEKFEDALARVRRCVGGGTATENADSDSDLEVVADCIPVNLRCPMSGSRMKIAGRFKPCIHMGCFDLDVFVEMNQRSRKWQCPICLKNYSLEHVIIDPYFNRITSQMRSCGEDVTEIEVKPDGSWRAKTESDRRSLGDLGRWHLPDGSLSESPDIESKPKPEILKQVKQEGGSDGNGLKVGLKKNRDGLWEISKPEDQTFSSGNRLRENFGQDVIPMSSSATGSGKEGEDRSVNQDGNGNLEFSNNAFDLEAISLNIDPPYGFGNGNPSIPAGDAEVIVLSDSDEENEPIIPSGAVFNNNHSDAPVVSFPAQPLGIPDSFHDSALVNGGNSCLGLFNSNDDEFGMNLWSLPSGTQGGPGFQLFSSDADVSGSLVDVQHESINCTSSMSGYGLGAESGIGSASLLPETYTDRPNADINDSLVDNPLGFSGNDPSLQIFLPTRPSITSVEAARDQPDVSNGVGTEDWISLRLGGDGGVPGDTAVANGLSSGQQVQTKDTALDSLADTASLLIGMNDSRSTKSSRERSDSPFTFPRQRRSVRPRLYLSIDSDSE